In Agromyces sp. 3263, a single genomic region encodes these proteins:
- a CDS encoding glutamyl-tRNA reductase produces MLICLTASHKNAGFDMLERLSANAEQAAPRILDGHDAVHGAVVVATCNRFEAYLDLEAPEGSSPVTAVHEAIRAVGSVAGLEPDELRSTFGFVHGNAVAGHLFSVASGLESVVVGEGEIAGQVRRSLEQARADGTTTPELERLFQRASQTSRRVKNETGIGGEGRSLVRLALDLAESRITDWAQTRVLLVGTGRFAGASLAALRDRGVTDVRVYSPSGRGTKFAHNHGIASVPQGEYAAVAADVDIIVTCTTAEHHVVDRALLSVGRESLAASVVTISGTPAPEAARVRQLVIDLGLPRNVAPDVVDVPGVELLDLETIKIHAPLEELGATDAAREIVTRDARAFGATTEERDLAPAVVALRTHVYDILDGEIERARSRGDDDGRTERALRHMAGVLLHTPMVRSRELARAGEQAAWIDGLEALFGVRPDAAAQAVRDAQATDAASAASGTEATRRASAADAS; encoded by the coding sequence GTGCTCATCTGCCTCACCGCGAGTCACAAGAACGCCGGGTTCGACATGCTCGAGCGTCTTTCGGCGAACGCGGAACAGGCGGCGCCTCGCATCCTCGACGGGCATGACGCCGTGCACGGCGCGGTCGTCGTGGCCACGTGCAACCGGTTCGAGGCCTACCTCGACCTCGAGGCGCCCGAGGGCTCCTCGCCGGTGACCGCGGTGCACGAGGCGATCCGCGCCGTGGGCTCCGTCGCCGGCCTCGAGCCCGACGAGCTGCGCAGCACCTTCGGCTTCGTGCACGGCAATGCCGTCGCCGGACACCTGTTCTCCGTGGCATCCGGTCTCGAATCCGTCGTCGTCGGCGAGGGCGAGATCGCCGGCCAGGTGCGGCGCTCGCTCGAGCAGGCCCGCGCCGACGGCACCACCACCCCCGAGCTCGAGCGCCTCTTCCAGCGCGCCTCGCAGACCTCGCGCCGGGTCAAGAACGAGACCGGCATCGGCGGCGAGGGCCGCTCGCTCGTGCGCCTCGCCCTCGACCTCGCCGAGAGCCGCATCACCGACTGGGCGCAGACCCGGGTGCTCCTCGTCGGCACCGGCCGTTTCGCCGGCGCGTCGCTCGCCGCCCTGCGCGACCGCGGCGTCACCGACGTGCGGGTCTACTCCCCCTCGGGCCGCGGCACGAAGTTCGCGCACAACCATGGCATCGCCTCCGTGCCGCAGGGCGAGTACGCGGCCGTCGCCGCCGACGTCGACATCATCGTCACCTGCACCACCGCCGAGCACCACGTGGTCGACCGCGCACTCCTGTCGGTCGGGCGCGAGTCGCTCGCGGCATCCGTCGTCACCATCTCCGGCACGCCGGCGCCCGAGGCCGCCCGCGTGCGACAGCTCGTCATCGACCTGGGCCTGCCCCGCAACGTCGCGCCCGACGTGGTCGACGTGCCCGGCGTCGAGCTGCTCGACCTCGAGACCATCAAGATCCACGCCCCGCTCGAAGAGCTCGGGGCCACGGATGCGGCGCGCGAGATCGTGACCCGCGACGCGCGCGCGTTCGGGGCCACCACCGAGGAGCGCGACCTCGCACCCGCGGTCGTCGCCCTGCGCACGCATGTCTACGACATCCTCGACGGCGAGATCGAGCGCGCCCGGTCCCGTGGCGACGACGACGGCCGGACCGAGCGGGCGCTGCGCCACATGGCCGGCGTGCTGTTGCACACGCCGATGGTGCGGTCCCGCGAGCTCGCCCGTGCAGGCGAGCAGGCCGCGTGGATCGACGGACTCGAAGCGCTGTTCGGCGTGCGTCCCGACGCGGCCGCCCAGGCGGTGCGCGACGCACAGGCGACGGATGCCGCGAGCGCGGCTTCGGGCACGGAGGCCACCCGCCGCGCCTCGGCGGCCGACGCCTCGTGA